From the genome of Scleropages formosus chromosome 25, fSclFor1.1, whole genome shotgun sequence:
TACAGTTGCCGTATTCCACCTGAAGATgtcaggttcaaatgccaccttctgctgtaggaCCCTAAAGCAGAATAATTCCCTCGACTGAACTACAGAAACTAACCCGCCGACTGCATAAACCACTTTGTAGTTGTGTTACTAAGTGTTATCTAAATAAAGGCACTTGAGTTGTACAACTATGTGTATGAAGGAGTCAAATGTATGAAAAGGATATTTGTTGCGATATAATCCACTgaaaagagagaagagaaacatGGGTTAGTCATGAGAAACGAGACTCACTGGAAGCTGGTCTCAGACACTCAGTCACATCCTCCACACGTAGATTTCTACGAAGTAAACCGCAGTTCAAAGACACGTTGAACGTGACTGATCGTGTTCAGTGACAAAAGAGAAGGGCTCCACGCCCTGCGGCTCTGCTccgtcatttatttatttctgttgtaaACAGATGTGACAGTCCAGTCCTCAGTCAGTCTCTAATCAGCCCAAACATTGCGGCTCTGGGGCTCCGTTCGAGCAGCTCCCGCTCAGTGAGAGCGTTCCTCCGCTGCGGCCTACTCCCTCCCCGCCTCTCCACTGCATCCTCGGACTCGCCTGGCCGCACCTACCGCCTTCTCGAGATGGCTCCGGGCGAGCTCGCTGTTCTTCGTGTGGTGGTAGAGCACGGAGCCCAGCTGAAGGTGAGTCCGGGCCTCCACCCTCTGCGGCGGCTTGAACTGAAAGACGGCCTGCAGGCAATGCACGCAAAGGCGAATCTTGGGCGGACTCGAGGTGCGGAAGTGCTCGGCGAAGCCCAGCAAGGCCAGGTACCACGACTCCGGGGCCTCGCCGCCAGACGCCATTTTgacgacgacgacaacaacAAGCACCACTGCCTGCCGCTGTGCAATTCTCGCGAGAGTTTACCTGCCCAAAGAGAACACCGTGGAAGAACTCAGACGCAGAGTTCGCTGGGAAACGAAGTTCAAAAGAGAGCACAGAGCACCTTAATGGAGCTTATAAACATGGGGGGGGAGGTAGGTAGGTGGGTACACTCTCAAGTCAATTCAATTCTGttcagttaatttatttctaGAACGCTCTTTCATcggagtgacacagagggctgAACAATACAATTAAATATCATATGGATAGCCAGAAAGAACTGTATTCTGATAACTGGACGGTACTTGTACTTTTACCACTAACTTGCTACAAGTCTTGTACACCCTGCTGTGACAAGAACAATAAAATCTCACTCTGGTTGAGTAAGCAGGAGACAAGTAAGGtcgatgtaatgcactcattgtctttttttctgagctCATGTACGtccttggaaaaaagcgtctgctaatgaaatgtaaatgtacgcaAGCAAGGGATACCATATAACCAATGAAATATCACAAATAATACTACTAgtagtattaatattaatagatGCCCATTTAATTTGCCGTTTTACAGTGATCAATCATAAACGAAGTAACAAAATACCTTTCCTACCGCAACCATTGTTCTGTGATGCTTAAATAACTAACTTCGTCTTACAAGAGAAATGTAAAGTTGGGAAACCAATGAAGGAGGCAGAAGAAAGGGGAACTGTGATTTCAGCTACTTTGCAGTACCCGGGACGATTAGTGAGTCGGTCTCCGTTCGCTCCCCTTATTCACGTACCCGCCACCCTACGGAAGTGACGTAACACGCTTTGAAAAGCCCCGTAACGTCTGCTGCGTCTCGTACGTTCCCGGCCGGTTTCCGTTGTCAGCTGAGCTCAGTGGAAGGCAGCTGGGCGGGTGAGGTTGATGAACGGCTAATTTATTCACTGCGCTCATATTAACCGGGAGAAAAATCGATCCCTCCTTCTAATGTAGCCTAGGAGAGCTATAGtatttactatatatattaCTGCTGCTGATTCCTCGGCGCTCAGACGTCTCAACGCTGAATTCCGTCGTTGCTCCACTCAGCCGTGCGGAGGCGCGCGCAGAcggacatcatcatcatcatcatcatcatcatcatggccaAACGCAGGATCGCCCAGGAGACCTTCGACTCCGTGGTGAAGGAGAACATGGATGAGTTCGACATGGAGCCGGAGGAGGCGCTCAGGGAGGCGGTGCAGCAGTTCGAATCGCAGGGTGAGTCAGTGAGCATCACTCGTGcggaatcatcatcatcatcgtgtCACTCTGCACCTGGCGACCTCTGTCTGTAGCTTCTCAGTTTTTGCAGATGATGCTTTGAGCAGAAACTCAGCCCCGCTTGTCATTCTGGCGTCTCAAGTGTCcaggtaaaatacagtaaaatgtgcaGTAAAGTGACGTTTGCCTGCAGGCGTGGACCTCGGCAACATCGTGAAAGCGATTCCGAGCGCGGAGTCGGACGAGGCGAAGCAGGACCAAACGCACGATGTCCTCAAGGTGGGAACGACGGAGCAACTGATCTGCACTTGCTGGAGAACAGGGAACCTGCTCAGGCAAACGTGGTAAAACGGCACCCTTTGTCTTCCGCAGGCTCTCGAGTCCCTTCAGCTCGGTGCCGCCGCATCCTGTGCTGAAGGCCTGTGTGCCGATCTCAAGCACCTTTCCGAGCAGTGCAAGCTGGGGTTCGCGCAGCGCCACCTGGCGGCCCAGAAGGGCGCCTATCCCGCAATCCTCGGCCGCTGCGAGCGGGCGCGGGGGGAGCCCGGGCCCCTTTTGGCCGCTCTCTCCGCCCTGTCGGCTCTGACCGACGGACAGCCGGACCTACTGGATGCGGAGGGGCGGGACTTCCTCTCCGGCGTGCTCCGAGAGGGCGGCGCCGACCCCGCTGTGACCTGCATGGCTGTGCGCGCCGTGCGCCATTGCTGCGTGAAGCACGAGCAGAACCGGCAGGACCTGGTGAAGGCGGGCGTACTGGCTCTGCTGACAGGTGCCATCGCCCGACACGCCCGTCACGCAGAACTGGTGAAGGAATGCTGCGCCGCCCTGCGGGTCATGACCTTCGACGACGATGTCAGGGTCCCGTTTGGCCACGCCCACGAGCATGCAAAAATGATTGTTCTCGAACACAACGGCCTGAAAGTCATCATCGAGGCAGCCAAAGGTGACGACaagatgtgctggatgtttgcGTAACGTGCTGGATGTTTCTGattaaaaacagtatttcactgaaaatgcTTGTGATCTTGGTTGCCTTTAGCACACCCCGAGAACGCGAGTGTGCTCAGCGAACTGTGCGGAACCCTCTCCCGCCTGGCCGTGAGAAATGAGTTTTGCCAGGACATTGTTGATCTGGGGGGTCTGAAATTCATGCTTGCCCTGCTGGCAGACAGTCTGGATCACCAGGTGAGCTCCTTCGTAGCATTTATAAGCCTCTCTGCTGGTGGACCAGGAGTGTTGAGCCTCCTTCAAAAATTTTCCCGCAGGACCTGGTGAGGcaggtgctcagtgctctgcgGGCTATAGCGGGAAACGACGATGTCAAAGATGCCGTTATAAACGCGGGAGGAGCGCAGCTTATCGTCCTGGCCATGAACAGACACGTGGGCAACCCGCAGGTTCGACACGCTTCCCTCATATGACCCCCTTTCCAGGCTGGGTGCCGATTGGCTGTGCCGATTTTCCGTTGCACTCGTTCTCTGTTCTTATTGGCTActccccgcccccaccccccaccccccacctcaggTGTGCGAACAGGGCTCTGCCGCCATGTGTGTCCTCGCTCTGCGCAAACCTAACAATTCCAAGGTGATCATGGAGTGTGGCGGAGCACTGGTGGCCCTTCAAGCCATGAAGGCTCATCCGGGAGAGGTTAGCGTGCAGGTAGGAGTCCTGAGGGAACACGACATGTTACCGGTTTACTGCACCACTGCCTTTCTTTGTCTTCATCTGTTGAAATTTGGCTGTAGCACTTTCCACAACATGGGGCACGCAGATGTCTCTGCTTTGTTTGCTATTTGGTTAAGCGCTCTGACTACGCCCCTCACCCCGTCACGCACGCAGAAGCAGTGCTGCATGTTGCTGCGGAACCTGGTGTGCCGAACGCAGAGTTTCAGCCAGCCCATCCTGGAGATGGGGGCGGAGGCTCTCATAACTCGGGCGCTGGCGACGCACCGCGACTGCGACGATGTGGCTCGGGCAGCGCTGCGCGACTTGGGCTGCAAGGTGGAGCTGCGGGAGCTCTGGACGGGCAAGAAGGGCAGCCTGACCAACTGAAGGCTCCGAGCCCAAGAGACCCCGGCCCGAAGAACGCCAGTGTGCTCGCTGGGTGACCTGACCGAGCGAGGCCTGTGAGACCGCGCCCCGACGCATCATCGGTGTCTCGGTGTGCTCACTGGTTGCGCTGACCAGCTGAGACTGGGACTCTGCCTCTACAGGCTTGGATGTCacatcggggggggggtcagtccactgaagtgctgtttcttttctcttgtacagctggatgttgGCATGCCTTTGTAAACACTTTTCAAGTGTAATGACTTGTAGGCCATCCTAATTACCCCTTTGCATGTAAAGTGGTGTGTCGTCTTCAACGaatatacactggctcctcaagcACACCAAGACCACCGTGCTCTGTGAAGTGTGTCTGTGCATTAGGGAGCTGAGCGTCTCCCGCAGCAGAGCTTTACGCAGACACGGTACTCGACGTATTTGCCGGTAAGGTGTAGAAGTGTCAAATGTAGCTACAGTAAAGAATAAATTCTGTAAAACTTTTGAAATTAACTCCAGACGGCAAACTTG
Proteins encoded in this window:
- the armc6 gene encoding armadillo repeat-containing protein 6 isoform X3; this encodes MAKRRIAQETFDSVVKENMDEFDMEPEEALREAVQQFESQGVDLGNIVKAIPSAESDEAKQDQTHDVLKALESLQLGAAASCAEGLCADLKHLSEQCKLGFAQRHLAAQKGAYPAILGRCERARGEPGPLLAALSALSALTDGQPDLLDAEGRDFLSGVLREGGADPAVTCMAVRAVRHCCVKHEQNRQDLVKAGVLALLTGAIARHARHAELVKECCAALRVMTFDDDVRVPFGHAHEHAKMIVLEHNGLKVIIEAAKAHPENASVLSELCGTLSRLAVRNEFCQDIVDLGGLKFMLALLADSLDHQPPSKIFPQDLVRQVLSALRAIAGNDDVKDAVINAGGAQLIVLAMNRHVGNPQVCEQGSAAMCVLALRKPNNSKVIMECGGALVALQAMKAHPGEVSVQKQCCMLLRNLVCRTQSFSQPILEMGAEALITRALATHRDCDDVARAALRDLGCKVELRELWTGKKGSLTN
- the armc6 gene encoding armadillo repeat-containing protein 6 isoform X1, encoding MAKRRIAQETFDSVVKENMDEFDMEPEEALREAVQQFESQGVDLGNIVKAIPSAESDEAKQDQTHDVLKALESLQLGAAASCAEGLCADLKHLSEQCKLGFAQRHLAAQKGAYPAILGRCERARGEPGPLLAALSALSALTDGQPDLLDAEGRDFLSGVLREGGADPAVTCMAVRAVRHCCVKHEQNRQDLVKAGVLALLTGAIARHARHAELVKECCAALRVMTFDDDVRVPFGHAHEHAKMIVLEHNGLKVIIEAAKAHPENASVLSELCGTLSRLAVRNEFCQDIVDLGGLKFMLALLADSLDHQDLVRQVLSALRAIAGNDDVKDAVINAGGAQLIVLAMNRHVGNPQVCEQGSAAMCVLALRKPNNSKVIMECGGALVALQAMKAHPGEVSVQKQCCMLLRNLVCRTQSFSQPILEMGAEALITRALATHRDCDDVARAALRDLGCKVELRELWTGKKGSLTN
- the armc6 gene encoding armadillo repeat-containing protein 6 isoform X2; translation: MAKRRIAQETFDSVVKENMDEFDMEPEEALREAVQQFESQGVDLGNIVKAIPSAESDEAKQDQTHDVLKALESLQLGAAASCAEGLCADLKHLSEQCKLGFAQRHLAAQKGAYPAILGRCERARGEPGPLLAALSALSALTDGQPDLLDAEGRDFLSGVLREGGADPAVTCMAVRAVRHCCVKHEQNRQDLVKAGVLALLTGAIARHARHAELVKECCAALRVMTFDDDVRVPFGHAHEHAKMIVLEHNGLKVIIEAAKAHPENASVLSELCGTLSRLAVRNEFCQDIVDLGGLKFMLALLADSLDHQVLSALRAIAGNDDVKDAVINAGGAQLIVLAMNRHVGNPQVCEQGSAAMCVLALRKPNNSKVIMECGGALVALQAMKAHPGEVSVQKQCCMLLRNLVCRTQSFSQPILEMGAEALITRALATHRDCDDVARAALRDLGCKVELRELWTGKKGSLTN